One Homo sapiens chromosome 3, GRCh38.p14 Primary Assembly genomic window carries:
- the C3orf85 gene encoding uncharacterized protein C3orf85 precursor, which translates to MAYKMLQVVLCSTLLIGALGAPFLLEDPANQFLRLKRHVNLQDYWDPDHSSDVWVNTLAKQARETWIALKTTAQYYLDMNTFTFDMSTAQ; encoded by the exons ATGGCCTATAAAATGCTTCAAGTAGTCCTGTGCTCAACATTGCTTATCG GAGCATTGGGAGCGCCATTTTTGTTGGAAGACCCTGCAAACCAGTTCCTACGTCTCAAAAGACATGTAAATTTGCAGGATTACTGGGACCCAGATCACAGTTCAGATGTGTGGGTAAACACACTGGCTAAGCAG GCTCGTGAAACATGGATTGCTTTGAAAACAACAGCACAGTATTATTTGGATATGAATACCTTCACCTTTGACATGTCTACTGCCCAGTAA